In Pseudomonadota bacterium, the sequence GCCAGGGCTTGCACGCGGCGATCTCTTCTGACGTTGGTTTTCTGTTTTCTGGCGGGCGGCATTTTAAAATATTGAGAATGCAAAAATCTTTAATCCCATTTTCCGATATGCAGCGATCCAGTAACATTCCAGAGCGGCCCACAAATGGCTTCCCTGCGGCGTCTTCGGCCTCACCCGGAGCTTCCCCCAAAATTACTATTTTCGGAGTCTGCGAACCGCGTCCGACGACAACGTTTTTTCTTGATTCGCAGAGTCCACATTTTTTACACGATTTGATTTCTTGAGATAGAATTTTTAGATCCAACTTAAATCATCACCTAAATAATTTTTCCTTCGCTTTCACTAAATCGGTTGCAATTATCGTTAAAACATTCTAGAGAATATGTTTCTTTTAATTCTTTGGGCCACCCCATTTTATTCCATTTGGATAATAATTTGGTTGAATCCGTTTCCCCATTGCGCCTCATTTCAGCCCCATTATGTCCTATATGTCCAACACAAAGATGTATTAAACTTTGATCGCCACAGACTCTACAAGGACCAAAGAATTCATAGGCCGCTTTCCAAAGTTTTATTTGGCGTTTTTGAGACAAAGATATCTCCGACTTTGATAAATTAAAATACCCGCGCCGCTTCACTCCGCAATTGCAATTGTAATCCAAAACCCGCAATCTCCTTCTAATTTCGGTTTCTTCGGGCCAAACCGTTTTATTCCAATATTGAATCATCCCGTAAACGTAGTTTTCCCCATAAACTTCTCTGTCGTGTTTAGAGTCATTGTTTATGTGGTCGAAGGTTAAATACTTTTTGTTTGATTCTCCGCACATAACACATTCATAACCCAATATATCGAATAGCTTATTTCTTAGCTTTTCGTTGTATTTTCTTTGATACTCAATTATTGATTTATGATTTTGGGATCTATATTCTTCTTCTTTTCCCCTGGTCTTGTCATAGTTTATCCATCGATTTATTGTCCCAACAGCGCAATTGCATTCTATCGCTATTTGTCTCTGGCTTTTTCCTAGTCGCATTTGTTTGTCCAACCAATCTTTATTTTTATATGGTTTTGCTCCGCTAAGTAACAAATAAAGTCCTCCCAAAAAAGTTATAGCTAGTTAAATAGAATTAATCCGTTCTTCCGCCATTTTACAATAATCTGCGTTCAGATCTATCCCCACGAAATCCCGGCCCAACTTCTTGGAAACCACGCCTACAGTCCCACTTCCCATAAATGGATCTAATATCAAGCAAGGTTCAGGATCTCCCCAGGCGCAGTCCAGAATACATGAGCAGGTCTGTTGCCATCCTACGGTTTTAGATTCTGCGGGAGATAGCATAGTTCCACTAGCTTGAGTCCTTCCAAATTCTCCCATTTGCGCCATTCTATCTGTCTTTCGAATAACCATTGGTTTCTTAAGAAGAATTCTCTTGTATGGAGCATTACATGCGGGACAGCAACCTTTTTCGGAAGTGGACGATTTGATAGGATTTAGAAGTAATTCTTCACAAAATGTCGCAAAATGCGCCGACTTAAAGGGCTTCGTTACAAGGGTCCAAACCGAACGGAGGTTGCGCTTACTGGTACAATATTGACTGAGACGCCCACGAGACGTTTGTCCATTTGGCGTATTTTCTCTTGCAGAGCCAGATAGTTTGCCCGTCGTGTAATTCCCTGATTTTCCCGGTCTAGTGTCTTCTGGATTTTTGCGTCCTTCCTTCACCGCCTCTCCATCATAAAAATACTTCTTACTTTTCGTGAACATAAACAAGTATTCATGACTTTTTGATGGGCGATCAACTACCGACTCAGGCATTGAATTCCCCACATATAATCCCAGGTTCTCAATGAGTGCTTCTATTTTATTTTGATCAATTCCAATTTCTATGCCAGCATTATAGATCTGAGAAGTCAGTTCTTTTTGTCCACTCACTCCCTTGGCCCAGATAATGTCTGACCGGAGCCACCAGCCGTCGTCTCTAAGAGCGAAAGCTACGAGCCAGGGAATTCCGATGAGATCTTTGGGTTTAATAGATATATTTATATAGTTTGTGGTATTATATGGCTGAATATATGGAAGGTTCAACCATGACGAAACAAGCGAATAGTATCTGGAAATGCATCGAATGTGGTCGCACAGTTCCTCGAAGGACGAAAAGGTGTCCCGAGTGTCACAAGGCGTTTCTAAAGATCCGACCGACTTACGTTCGAACTCCCGAGCACAAACGGCTAATGAGCGAAGTAACGACAGGAAAACCAAAAGCGTATCCTTCGGCTTCAACTCGCCCAGAAGTGGCGGAACGTATTCGTTTGGC encodes:
- a CDS encoding site-specific DNA-methyltransferase, with the translated sequence MGSGTVGVVSKKLGRDFVGIDLNADYCKMAEERINSI